Proteins encoded in a region of the Rutidosis leptorrhynchoides isolate AG116_Rl617_1_P2 chromosome 9, CSIRO_AGI_Rlap_v1, whole genome shotgun sequence genome:
- the LOC139868304 gene encoding NADPH:quinone oxidoreductase-like, with amino-acid sequence MTVIKIAAISGSIRKYSYHTGLIRSAIELSESLDDITIECVDISSLPMLNTDLEIDGKYPDEVEAFRQIIMKSDCFLFASPEYNYSLTPPLKNAIDWASRPPNLWADKAAAIVSTGGNAGGGRGQYHLRQVGVFLDLHFINKPEFVLYAYEPPAKFDSDGLLIDPQAKERLKSVLVALKAFALRLQ; translated from the exons ATGACAGTCATCAAAATAGCTGCCATTTCTGGTTCTATTCGCAAATACTCTTACCACACCGGCCTCATTCGATCTG CGATTGAATTGAGCGAATCATTAGATGATATAACGATCGAGTGTGTCGATATATCATCTCTACCGATGCTGAACACGGATTTAGAAATCGATGGAAAATATCCGGATGAAGTTGAAGCGTTTCGTCAAATTATTATGAAATCTGATTGTTTTCTTTTTGCTTCTCCTGAATACAATTACTCCCTCACTC CGCCGTTAAAGAATGCAATAGATTGGGCATCAAGGCCACCCAATCTGTGGGCCGATAAGGCTGCTGCTATAGTAAGTACCGGAGGAAATGCAGGTGGTGGGCGAGGACAATATCATCTTCGCCAAGTTGGAGTATTTCTTGATCTTCATTTCATAAACAAACCTGAGTTTGTGTTATATGCATACGAGCCTCCTGCAAAGTTTGATAGTGATGGTCTTCTAATCGACCCGCAAGCTAAAGAGAGGTTGAAATCTGTTCTTGTAGCTCTGAAAGCATTTGCTTTGAGACTCCAATAA
- the LOC139868303 gene encoding uncharacterized protein, translating into MACLQSASISILVNGSPTKEFKLGRGVRQGDPLSPFLFILATEGLNALTKSVLKNNMFEGVEIGRDKSFIKTIGDGGNTAFWSDAWASSIPFEQSYNRLFRLERNRAVRVKERQLWDGNTTISAWDWIREPTGRTLTELQQIIALIASIPMDHSKSDSWKWELSGNGLFSTNKLSKLIDSKVFIWRARKKRLPTLYELDKRGIDLNSVRCQLCDDDIESVDHALVFCKHVFEIWEKVFDWWGVNLLSSISINELFQGSSNSGMTEFGSKLWQAITWATGYLIWHNRNQKIFNNKAWTAPIALCDIQVKSFDWVAKRCREKKIDWHNWVHNPHIFLV; encoded by the exons ATGGCTTGCCTTCAATCCGCTTCTATCTCAATTCTTGTGAATGGCTCACCTACGAAGGAATTTAAGTTAGGAAGGGGGGTTCGTCAAGGGGATCCTTTATCCCCCTTTCTATTTATTCTTGCCACAGAAGGGTTGAATGCATTAACAAAATCGGTGTTAAAAAACAACATGTTTGAAGGAGTTGAAATAGGACGTGACAAA TCGTTTATTAAAACTATTGGAGATGGAGGCAACACGGCATTCTGGAGCGATGCATGGGCTTCTTCTATTCCTTTTGAGCAGTCCTACAACAGATTATTTCGGTTGGAGAGGAATCGGGCAGTACGAGTCAAAGAAAGACAACTTTGGGACGGTAATACCACTATTAGTGCATGGGATTGGATACGCGAGCCGACGGGTCGAACTCTCACCGAGTTGCAGCAGATAATTGCGTTGATTGCTTCCATACCCATGGATCATTCGAAATCAGACTCATGGAAATGGGAGCTATCGGGCAATGGTCTTTTTTCTACAAATAAGCTCTCTAAACTTATCGACTCGAAG GTGTTCATTTGGAGGGCGAGAAAGAAGAGATTACCGACCTTATACGAGTTAGACAAACGTGGTATTGATTTGAATAGTGTAAGGTGTCAACTTTGCGATGATGACATCGAATCGGTGGATCACGCGTTAGTGTTTTGCAAACATGTGTTCGAGATTTGGGAAAAGGTTTTCGATTGGTGGGGAGTAAACTTGTTATCTTCGATTAGTATCAATGAATTATTTCAAGGTTCGTCGAATAGTGGGATGACGGAGTTTGGTTCTAAATTATGGCAAGCGATTACTTGGGCTACCGGATATCTTATATGGCATAATCGTAACCAAAAAATCTTCAATAATAAAGCTTGGACCGCTCCGATTGCGCTATGTGATATACAAGTTAAATCATTTGATTGGGTTGCGAAGAGATGTCGAGAAAAAAAGATCGATTGGCATAATTGGGTCCACAACCCCCATATTTTTCTAGTTTAG